A single Ascaphus truei isolate aAscTru1 unplaced genomic scaffold, aAscTru1.hap1 HAP1_SCAFFOLD_3010, whole genome shotgun sequence DNA region contains:
- the UNC119B gene encoding protein unc-119 homolog B has protein sequence MSGPNPEAAPPGPAKEDRKKAGGGVINRLKGRRVPGREVGGGSGDPVNEQHLLTPEHVLGLKQVTDHYLCKPDDNVYGIDFTRFKIRDLETGIVLFEISKPSSEQEEEEDESSGHLDTSAGRFVRYQFTPAFLRLRKVGATVEFTVGEKPVRNFRMIERHYFRERVLKSFDFDFGFCIPNSRNTCEHMYEFPQLSEELIRLMIEHPYETQSDSFYFVDNKLIMHNKADYAYNGGQ, from the exons ATGAGCGGCCCGAACCCGGAGGCGGCTCCGCCGGGACCGGCCAAGGAGGACCGGAAGAAGGCGGGGGGCGGAGTCATCAACCGGCTGAAGGGCCGGCGTGtcccggggagggaggtgggcgGCGGCTCCGGGGACCCGGTCAACGAGCAGCACCTACTGACACCAGAGCACGTCCTGGGCCTGAAGCAGGTCACCGACC ATTATTTGTGTAAACCTGATGATAACGTCTACGGCATCGATTTCACGCGCTTCAAGATCCGAGACCTGGAGACGGGCATTGTGCTGTTTGAGATCTCAAAGCCCTCCTCAG AACaagaggaggaagaggatgaGAGCAGCGGACACCTGGATACCAGCGCCGGTCGCTTTGTGCGCTATCAGTTTACGCCGGCATTCCTCAGACTCCGCAAAGTTGGTGCAAC CGTGGAGTTCACTGTGGGGGAGAAACCCGTCAGGAATTTCCGGATGATTGAACGGCATTACTTCCGTGAGCGCGTCCTTAAGAGCTTCGACTTTGATTTTGGCTTCTGCATTCCCAACAGCAGGAACACGTGTGAGCACATGTATGAATTCCCACAGCTGTCCGAGGAACTGA tccgcCTGATGATTGAGCATCCGTATGAGACACAATCTGACAGCTTTTACTTTGTGGATAACAAGCTGATCATGCACAATAAGGCCGACTATGCCTATAACGGGGGGCAGTGa